The following are from one region of the Hydrogenophaga sp. BPS33 genome:
- a CDS encoding FAD/NAD(P)-dependent oxidoreductase gives MSAAPGRPKQARIAGVVEGTPVSAVDLVIVGAGPAGLAAGVAARELGLSVILLDDQEAPGGQIYRNIEDNLRRCTDAGLGADYLRGAGLVRRFRDCGAQYLARSMVWQVDADGSVYYSRMGRSHRLAAACVLLATGAMERPPLAPGWTLPGVMTVGAAQIMQKTAQALPAKDVWIAGCGPLALYYAASLARQGVRLAGFLDTAVPSNRRVAVRHWAGALRRAAYLAKGVGYLARLRLSSVPYFGGVTALEIQGEERVQAIRWKSRHGWQERPAQGVLLHEGVVPHTQLAQAIGCAHVWDEHQACFRPVVGTGGVTSIDRILVAGDCAGIGGARAAELQGRLAAGEAAARLGRLGATARVDWSADTERQLVREMAIRPFLDALYLPREEVRLPPDVQLVCRCESVTAGQVREAVRSGCRTVDGVKSQLRCGMGPCQGRVCGLPVAALVADERDIAPDAVGPLRLRPPIRPISLDELAHLAVASEG, from the coding sequence ATGAGCGCCGCGCCGGGCCGCCCCAAGCAAGCTCGCATCGCTGGCGTTGTCGAAGGTACACCCGTGAGCGCCGTCGATTTGGTGATCGTGGGGGCCGGCCCTGCGGGACTCGCGGCCGGTGTCGCTGCGCGGGAACTGGGTCTGAGCGTGATCCTCCTGGACGACCAGGAGGCGCCTGGCGGACAGATCTACCGCAACATCGAGGACAACCTTCGGCGCTGCACCGACGCAGGCCTGGGCGCAGACTACCTCCGCGGCGCCGGCCTGGTCCGACGCTTCCGGGATTGCGGTGCGCAGTACCTGGCCCGGAGCATGGTCTGGCAAGTGGATGCCGACGGTTCTGTGTACTACAGCCGCATGGGCCGCAGCCATCGGCTGGCCGCCGCCTGCGTGCTGCTGGCCACCGGTGCCATGGAGCGGCCCCCCCTTGCTCCGGGCTGGACTCTGCCCGGGGTGATGACCGTGGGTGCGGCCCAGATCATGCAGAAGACGGCCCAGGCGTTGCCCGCGAAGGACGTCTGGATCGCGGGCTGTGGTCCCCTGGCGCTGTACTACGCCGCTAGCCTGGCGCGCCAAGGCGTGCGCCTGGCCGGGTTTCTGGACACTGCCGTCCCGAGCAACCGCAGGGTCGCCGTTCGGCACTGGGCTGGCGCGTTGCGCCGCGCGGCGTATCTCGCGAAGGGGGTCGGCTACCTGGCACGCTTGCGCTTGTCGTCCGTGCCGTATTTCGGAGGCGTGACCGCACTCGAGATCCAGGGAGAAGAGCGCGTGCAGGCCATTCGCTGGAAGAGCCGCCACGGCTGGCAGGAGCGGCCGGCGCAAGGTGTGCTGCTGCACGAGGGCGTCGTGCCTCACACGCAGCTCGCGCAGGCCATCGGTTGCGCCCACGTCTGGGATGAGCACCAAGCCTGCTTCCGACCGGTCGTTGGTACGGGTGGGGTCACCTCGATCGACCGCATTCTGGTTGCTGGAGACTGCGCGGGCATCGGCGGAGCCCGTGCGGCCGAGCTGCAGGGCCGCTTGGCGGCCGGCGAGGCAGCCGCGCGCCTGGGCAGGCTCGGTGCCACGGCCAGGGTCGACTGGTCTGCGGACACGGAGCGCCAGCTGGTCAGGGAAATGGCGATTCGCCCATTTCTGGATGCGCTCTATCTTCCGCGCGAGGAGGTGCGGCTGCCGCCCGATGTGCAGCTCGTCTGCAGGTGCGAATCGGTGACCGCCGGCCAGGTGCGCGAGGCCGTACGCTCCGGTTGTCGCACCGTCGACGGTGTCAAGTCGCAGCTGCGTTGCGGCATGGGGCCCTGCCAGGGTCGCGTCTGCGGACTGCCGGTGGCTGCCCTGGTCGCCGATGAGCGCGACATCGCGCCGGACGCTGTCGGCCCGTTGCGACTACGCCCTCCGATCCGGCCCATCAGCCTTGACGAACTTGCCCACTTGGCCGTCGCCAGCGAGGGCTGA
- a CDS encoding (2Fe-2S)-binding protein: protein MALFHTADCAVEHVEVRVAGRSVSVPPACSAAAAVLLAGETTTRIAPGDLTPRAPYCMMGVCFECLMTIDGVPDRQACLIRVVPGMVIDIATHVEELR, encoded by the coding sequence ATGGCTCTGTTCCATACCGCGGATTGCGCTGTCGAGCATGTCGAGGTCCGCGTTGCTGGTCGCTCGGTGTCGGTGCCTCCTGCCTGTTCCGCGGCAGCGGCCGTGCTGCTGGCAGGAGAGACCACCACGCGAATCGCACCCGGGGATCTGACGCCGCGTGCACCCTACTGCATGATGGGTGTCTGCTTCGAATGCCTCATGACCATCGACGGCGTGCCCGATCGTCAGGCATGCCTGATCCGTGTGGTGCCGGGCATGGTCATCGACATCGCAACGCACGTCGAGGAGCTGCGATGA